From the Coffea eugenioides isolate CCC68of chromosome 1, Ceug_1.0, whole genome shotgun sequence genome, the window CGTCTCCCCCCAACAGCTACTTCAAACCAAACATGGGTCTACATTTCCTatcatcttttatttttgagcAAGTTTTGGTTCCCCATGTCCTGATGTGAAACATCACCACCATGTATAAAATTGCACCGACTTCCACCCATCCACTCCCTACATCTAGCCCTAAAAAAGTTAAATATGTATGAAGAAACAATTAGAAGAAAATCTAACCATATGTATGGAAGCAGGGGATATCAAAGAACCCAACTTGAGCATGCATTAATTAAAGCCCAATTCGCATCCACGAACCTAAATTAAAGCCCAATTTGCATCCACGAACATAAGCTAGGAAAATTCACCAGGCATAATCCGGTTACACCATTCAAATTGATTGAAATGCTTTATGTCTTTCAAAAAGGGAACTAACAAACCTACAGAACAATTGataaaaaaacaagaaatgGGGGAGGAGGACAAGAAGGACGAAACAACAAAAGCATAGCAAAAGGCAAACCATGCTAGGCCCACaattaaaagaatttttttgtGGATGGATTGCACCATCAAGATCCCAatctatttatatatatatatatatacatgcagATATAAACTATGCAATCTACCTTAAATCTTCAAAATCATCAGTACAGCCCattaaagttccaagaattaTAGAGAGATTTGTTACACACACAGGTTCAACTTGAACAAATGCAAACAGTACAATTGTCAGCCATCAGCATTCGTATGACAAGCATGCTAATATGGAGCATTACATTTAAGCTAAAAATTCAGATCCACTCTGTTTGATTTAATCTTTGCCTTTAAATAATTATTAGGTAATAAATATTAGCTCATAGAAAAGAAATACTACAGGGTTTAGGTCTCCATCCAACTCAATGATACTTGAGCTGAAACTCTTCATGGTACAATAGCTCAATCAAAACCAAAAATTCCATGCATTATTGAGTTTCACAAAGACAAATCTTGTTGGGTAAAAACAAATTTCAGATAAGAAAAATACTGAAACCAACAAGAATTCATGCTTATGATGCCACCTTTGACTGCTCAGCTACCGAAGCAACTGCACCAACTCTTGTGAATAGGTAAAATAGGTTAAGCTTCACTGCAGATCCATTCCTGGGAACCAGTAGTACTAGGGTATCGTTTATAAACAAAATAACAATTATTGTAAGGATAACTTTTccatacactatcagtgtaaaGATTTTTTCACACAAGCACATTTAGATCATGCCATAtaacatgaattcaaatttgaaattcaaaccATGCACATGTGGCATACATTTAAAGCTGCTAGTGTAAAAAAATCACAATACTGTCAGCGCATAAAAAGTTAATCCTTATTGTAATGCTGTATAGCAAGGACTAATACAGTACTGTTCATAATTAGACAACAATAATTTATAGTGCAGTACTCTAGATGGTTCAGACTACGTTACAATGCCAGAACATACAGGCAAAGCGATGTCAAAGCATTGCCTATGCCAACAGAGGCCCTTAAAAATGAACATCTACCATGCAACTGTCAGAACTACTcaaaataatctagaaaatgaaatttcatgtcCAGAACCCAAAGATAATCAGTTATTTAAAGATAACCAGccataaaagtttttcataacATACCCTATAATATAATGACATTATTAGATGATTCAAAACTTAAACCATAATGTCAACTCCTCCCCCATAATGAAAGTCTTCTCAAGGAATTCTTAGGCATTTAAATAGACACATGCAACAGCaaaacaaaaaaccaaaaaaaaaaaaaaaggaactgtATCTTATTTACCACTCCCAAACAATCTCCAGAATGCAAGTATTATTGTCGTCAATGAATCTATGCCAGTATGTCTAATTTAATTTTGGTAGGTCTCTGGGCACACAAATTTCACTGCCACCATGATAATCAGGATCCAACTTCCACTAAGTAATTGAGTATGACCACCAACTTTAACAGGAAAGAGAGGTTGACCTTTGCAAACTGTTTAGCACCATGAAAACTCCTATGGTATTGTGAAGTTTCTCTGAAGAGTCATCCCTAACAAAAGTCAGTACAAACCTGCACAAAACCTCTTCAAATTAAAATCCATATAGGGTCAAACTGTTGTGCACCATGACAACCCCTATAGCATGGTGAAGCTTCTCTGAAAAGCCATCCCTAACAAAAGGCGGTAAGAAAACTTGCATAAATCCTCTTCTGATAAATGTTATGTATATATGTACATGTGTCCACAAAACACACATACGGCAAGTTTTTCAGGTAAACTTTGACATGCATCAAAGTGATGATAAGATATTTTTGGGAGATGATCACATGGATTAGTTATCTTGCTTAACAAAAGGCGGTGAAAAAACCTTGCATAAACCCGTTTCCAATAAATGTTATGTATATATGTACATGTATCCACAAAACACACACACGGCAAGTTTTTCTGGTCAACTTTGACAATCATCAAAATGACGATAAGATATTTTTGGGAGACGATCACATGGATTAGTTATCTTACCTAACAAAAGGCAGTAAAAAAAGATTGCATAAATCCTCTTCTAGTAAATGTTATGTATATATGTACGTGTGCCCATAAAACACATACAGGGCAAGTTTTTCAGGTCAACTTTGACATGTCAAAAAAACTTGCAAAAATCCTCTTCCAATAAATTTTATGTATACATGTACATGTGTCCACAAAACATACATACGGCAAGTTTTTCAGGTCAACTTTGACATGCATCAAAGTGACAATAAGATTTTTTGGGAGATGATCACATGGATTAGTTATGTTACCTGCTTTTAATCCTTAGCAATTCGAACAACCAAACCACTGGGTGTCTGAATGGTTTTGAGGTGACCTGAACCAATTAGATCTCTAAGATGAAATCTCATATCCAGTAGAGAATGATGCAGGCGTTTCTTCTCCAAAAGAGCCAACATCATCTCCTTATACTTCCTGCGGTTCAGAAAAGAGAGAAGCTCTTTTCTTCCCTAAGATAAAAGATCTAATCAATGCAAGATAATTAACACCGACAAATGCTAAAAAATTCTAAGATCCATCTTGAAAAGCTGCTTTCTTCTACCACACTCTCTATGTATGGGAGTTATGGGATTATAACATGTATCACAGCTTTTCTTCCCCATCTTCTTTCAGTCCCCTGTCCCCTCCCCACCACCACtgcaaaccccccccccccccccccccccccccccccaaccagacagagagagagagagagagagtgagagaatCTCTTTTTAGAAGAGAAGAAATTACCAATACATTTTATCCAGTCAACCCATTAAATGATTAATGGAGCAATATTTGTAACTAAAGACTAAGAACTCATAGCAGGCATCATGACAAACTAAACTATGGGTAAATAAACTGATGGATACCACCACTTCTGTACTAGTGGTATGGAGTCAGCCCCTAAATCTGCATATGTGTTGATGAGGGATTTTCTGGGAGTTGAAGAAAAGACggctaaaattgaaaaatactAGGAATAACAGCATCTTAATTCTAACCTGAGACAGGCCCTTAAGTACCGAACCAATATTTGGAATtgcaaaccagtacatgttggGATCAATAAGTTGCCGAGTCTGAAAAAAATAAAGCCACATCAGGAAAAAAATCCATATTACATATAGGAATGAGGACCAACTGGAGTGcgaaaatagaaaaagaagcacattcaactagcaaaccaaaaaaaatagtaatagtaataatCACTTTCCCATGCATGCCAACCATAATGATTCAATTTTATCCCATATAAATCCacaaacaacaaaatccaatTTTCTCCTGATAAAGGTGCTTTAAAAACACAATGGCCTTCAATCAACTAAAGCCCTCAGGCAGCCCATTACATACATTTCTAAGCTACATTGTACTACAATTACAACTACTAATAGTAGTGTCTGCACACATCAACCAAACTATTCCAATACATAATAAGGAAAAGAACAGAAATCTAGGAGTGCCAATTCATTTTGAGCTCCCAGCCAATTCTAGACTACTGGAATCGACTCAAAAAAATGAATGCCAAATAACTGTACCAATTcaacaaaagtgaaaaaaagaagaagttaTATACACTTACAAGAAGGCCAGCATTAATCAGAAGAGAGATGTGTTCCTCTTTTACCTTTCCCACCAATGAGAGAAGTGAAAACtatcaaggaaaaaaaaaaaggacaagaGTAAAACATTCAAATCATTAAATTAGTGAATGAAGGTCAAAGAACACGACAAAAAAGTCCATATAAAAGTACCTAGAACTCAGGTTCTAATACTATTTGTGCCCATTGTCAAAGAAATGCATGACCATCATAAACTAAATTGAGACAAATCAGGTTTGTCGAATTATGGAGACAAGAAGTAAAACCCAGTTAAAGAGGAAGATAATCAATGGAAAGATGTAAACAGAAAACAAGTGTCCCCTGTTTGACATCACATGAATGATTGCCAAGCCTTATTTTTGTAACATCCTTCAACTGTCTTACATCAAAGAACTCATTGACATGATTCTGATACTCTCTTGCACACAAAATCGTTTCCATGCATCTGTGAAGAAAAGTAAGCCACGACCTCTTATCATTCAAGCAATATGTTAGGACATTCAATGTCTGCAATAGATTGCTTACAAGTTCTTGATGTCCAATACTAGGATCCAGCTTGGAAGGAATGACGTGTGTTTTAAACCAATCAAAAACAGTCAGATCATCTTGCCTCTTGGTCTGAAGTCGTTTGACAGCACGCTCAATCTAGAGAAAAAAATTGGAGTTGATCAAAATGATCAAAGCAGTCCTAAAGTACCTAAAAATTTCACTTGCTCATGAGCACATGTTATAAAACAATGCCTTCCAGGATTTGAGCACATTAAAAGGCATACGACATAGAATACCTGAAAATTGTGTTGTACAATATAGAGACCATAAAAGTACTACTACTATCAAGAATAAGCtcgaaaagaagaaaaaaagaaaagaaaatttgtaggACAAGTATCTCCTCTACAGATAAAACGCGGATACATAACTCACCATTCGTCAAATTAACCAAAAAAGAAGTGACACTGCACGGGAGGTGTAAAGCAACCAACTAACCTGACTTTGGTAGTCATCCACAAACATTACAGCATGATCGTCTTGTCCAGTATTTAATTTAAAAACACGTATAATGCATTCCCTTTTCAGAGACTGCAAAATAACGAAGTTAAAATGAATTAGTCTGCCACAGAAAGGCTGACAAAACCAAACCTCCGTCGTGCTTGCAGGCCGCAGCAGCAGCACCTACCTCTAATTCCCTATCCACTTGTGTCCTGTCCTTGACGCAGCTGTATAATTGTGACCTTAAAATGAAAGGCTGAATTGAAACCTGTTTCCAGCATGCTTTTAAATGTTTAGCTCATGCTAATTGTAACGCAGGCTTTCTCGCTACAGCTAACACTTAAAACTATGAATGCCGATTCAGCTCTGATCGACTAGCACAAATAATCAATCACGGTCATCAATTAAAGGAACAAAAATGTATATTGAAAATACCTTTTCGATTCGAGGGAACTGAGAACGCATCATCCGAAGAGCTACCAAGGTGTCGCTAAAAATTAGATTGTCCTCTGCAAGTGCATGCATTCATGTTTGTCGTAATTAGCATCGCAATGCCCCGAGGTTAATTACCAGTATTCGCTCTCTCAATTTCATACTGCTCTACTAATAGAGTATTATAATGAATAAGCATTTTGCCAGACTAGAAAATTCCACGGACCTAGTGATACAAATTGGTCGGCTGCTTCAGTCTCCGGCGAAGATTCCTGCTCTCGTTGACGTTTTCTGCCGGTCGATGCCTTCGACGTCGTTGCTTCCATCGGGATTACGATTCTCA encodes:
- the LOC113766118 gene encoding serine/threonine-protein kinase 19 isoform X1, whose protein sequence is MEATTSKASTGRKRQREQESSPETEAADQFVSLEDNLIFSDTLVALRMMRSQFPRIEKVSIQPFILRSQLYSCVKDRTQVDRELESLKRECIIRVFKLNTGQDDHAVMFVDDYQSQIERAVKRLQTKRQDDLTVFDWFKTHVIPSKLDPSIGHQELFSLLSLVGKVKEEHISLLINAGLLTRQLIDPNMYWFAIPNIGSVLKGLSQGRKELLSFLNRRKYKEMMLALLEKKRLHHSLLDMRFHLRDLIGSGHLKTIQTPSGLVVRIAKD
- the LOC113766118 gene encoding uncharacterized protein LOC113766118 isoform X2, with the protein product MEATTSKASTGRKRQREQESSPETEAADQFVSLEDNLIFSDTLVALRMMRSQFPRIEKVSIQPFILRSQLYSCVKDRTQVDRELESLKRECIIRVFKLNTGQDDHAVMFVDDYQSQIERAVKRLQTKRQDDLTVFDWFKTHVIPSKLDPSIGHQELFSLLSLVGKVKEEHISLLINAGLLTRQLIDPNMYWFAIPNIGSVLKGLSQKRASLFSEPQEV
- the LOC113766118 gene encoding uncharacterized protein LOC113766118 isoform X3; its protein translation is MEATTSKASTGRKRQREQESSPETEAADQFVSLEDNLIFSDTLVALRMMRSQFPRIEKVSIQPFILRSQLYSCVKDRTQVDRELESLKRECIIRVFKLNTGQDDHAVMFVDDYQSQIERAVKRLQTKRQDDLTVFDWFKTHVIPSKLDPSIGHQELFSLLSLVGKVKEEHISLLINAGLLTRQLIDPNMYWFAIPNIGSVLKGLSQI